One Nocardioidaceae bacterium SCSIO 66511 genomic window carries:
- the tadA gene encoding Flp pilus assembly complex ATPase component TadA, with product MAPAIDTVDLAEQVRDRVRERGIDPVRELHTVRRIAEQVAAEHDRRSLTGSVAPVEDLTALVGEMVSRVSGFGVLQRYLDDPTVEEVWINEPSRVFVARHGKSELTTTILTAEDVRDLVERMLKSSGRRLDVSQPFVDAMLPGGHRLHVVRDGIARGYDAVNIRKFIARAYSLDDLVGLGSMSVPVASFLDASVRAGLNIIVSGGTQAGKTTMLNCLAASIPGSQRVVSCEEVFELRFGHPDTVAMQTRQSGLEGTGEIPLRTLVKEALRMRPSRIIVGEVRSAECLDLLLALNAGLPGMASLHANSARQALVKLCTLPLLAAENIGARFVVPTVAASVDLVVHLAIDEHGQRRVDEIVAVTGRVENDLIETEAVFATQDGQLRRMSGIPTRPERYAHAGIDLGRILATAEL from the coding sequence GTGGCGCCCGCGATTGACACCGTGGATCTTGCCGAGCAGGTACGCGACCGAGTTCGTGAGCGGGGCATAGACCCCGTCCGTGAGCTGCATACGGTGCGACGGATCGCGGAGCAGGTAGCCGCCGAGCATGATCGGCGCAGTCTCACCGGGAGCGTAGCGCCGGTGGAGGACCTCACCGCGTTGGTGGGGGAGATGGTTTCGCGGGTGTCCGGGTTCGGCGTCCTGCAGCGCTATCTCGATGATCCCACCGTTGAAGAGGTGTGGATCAATGAGCCGAGCCGGGTGTTCGTCGCACGGCACGGCAAGTCTGAGCTGACAACCACGATCCTGACCGCCGAAGACGTACGTGATCTGGTCGAGCGAATGCTCAAGTCGAGCGGCCGACGACTCGACGTCAGTCAGCCGTTCGTCGACGCGATGCTGCCGGGCGGCCACCGGCTGCACGTCGTACGCGACGGCATCGCACGAGGCTACGACGCCGTCAACATAAGGAAGTTCATCGCTCGGGCCTACTCCCTGGACGATCTCGTCGGCTTGGGATCGATGAGCGTGCCGGTCGCATCGTTTCTCGATGCGAGCGTACGCGCGGGGCTGAACATCATCGTCTCCGGCGGCACCCAGGCGGGTAAGACGACGATGCTCAACTGTCTTGCCGCGTCGATCCCGGGGTCGCAACGGGTGGTGTCGTGCGAAGAAGTATTTGAATTGCGTTTTGGGCACCCTGACACGGTTGCCATGCAGACGCGGCAGTCCGGGCTCGAGGGCACCGGTGAGATTCCCCTTCGTACATTGGTGAAAGAAGCACTCCGAATGCGCCCGTCGCGGATCATCGTCGGCGAAGTTCGCTCGGCAGAGTGCCTAGACCTCCTACTCGCGCTCAACGCAGGTCTGCCCGGGATGGCCAGCCTGCATGCGAACTCCGCACGCCAAGCTCTCGTGAAGCTGTGTACGCTCCCGCTGCTGGCCGCGGAGAACATCGGCGCGCGGTTCGTCGTTCCCACCGTCGCTGCGTCGGTCGATCTCGTCGTACACCTTGCGATCGACGAGCACGGTCAGCGGCGCGTCGACGAGATCGTCGCGGTCACCGGACGGGTCGAGAACGACCTGATCGAAACCGAAGCCGTGTTCGCAACGCAGGACGGGCAGCTGCGACGGATGTCGGGCATACCGACGAGGCCCGAGCGGTACGCACATGCGGGCATCGATCTCGGCCGGATCCTCGCAACGGCGGAGCTCTGA
- a CDS encoding type II secretion system F family protein gives MGVLVGLLLGIGLLLLWMAGSDPEPAKPRPERALAIRQLLRTAGVEGVTPVGVTLLCLACGALSGLVILAVSKTWSVAVVFALMAAYLPIAVLRARSTRRHRERREVWPEVVDNLASAVRAGLSLPEALTDLGERGPEPLRDPFGKFALDYQASGRFNDSLDLLKSRLADPIGDRVVEGLRIARDVGGGDLGAMLRTLSSFLRDDLRTRGELESRQAWTVNGARLAVAAPWAILLMMSFQHDVVSRFATGAGLLVLGVGAGTCLVAYRLMIRLGRLPDERRTLA, from the coding sequence GTGGGCGTACTCGTCGGGTTGTTGCTGGGGATCGGGCTGCTGCTGCTCTGGATGGCGGGGTCCGATCCCGAGCCGGCCAAGCCGCGACCGGAACGCGCGCTCGCAATCCGACAGTTGTTGCGCACTGCCGGAGTCGAGGGAGTGACCCCGGTCGGCGTCACGTTGCTGTGCCTCGCGTGTGGTGCCTTGTCCGGCCTTGTGATCCTGGCGGTCTCCAAGACCTGGTCGGTCGCTGTGGTCTTTGCGCTCATGGCGGCGTACCTGCCGATCGCGGTGCTCCGGGCGCGCAGCACGCGTCGCCACCGCGAGCGGCGTGAGGTGTGGCCGGAGGTGGTCGACAACCTGGCGTCGGCGGTACGCGCGGGGTTGTCATTGCCGGAGGCATTGACCGATCTCGGCGAGCGCGGCCCTGAGCCGTTGCGGGATCCGTTCGGAAAGTTTGCGCTCGACTACCAAGCCAGCGGCCGGTTCAACGACTCGCTCGACCTGTTGAAGAGCCGGCTTGCCGACCCCATCGGAGATCGGGTGGTCGAGGGTCTGCGCATCGCGCGAGACGTCGGCGGCGGCGACCTCGGGGCGATGCTTCGTACGCTCTCGTCCTTCCTACGTGATGACCTGCGTACGCGAGGTGAGCTCGAGTCGCGCCAGGCTTGGACCGTCAACGGCGCGCGTCTCGCCGTCGCCGCACCGTGGGCGATCCTGTTGATGATGTCGTTCCAGCACGACGTCGTGTCCCGATTCGCCACCGGCGCCGGTCTTCTCGTGCTCGGCGTGGGCGCCGGCACGTGCCTCGTCGCATACAGGCTGATGATCCGGCTCGGCCGACTACCGGACGAACGCCGGACGCTCGCATGA
- a CDS encoding type II secretion system F family protein: protein MSITGVGAVLGLTTAVGIWIVVAYVLSRRRPALADRVDPYLRDLPETPRMASEPEPSTWPTSVGWAVFGPSIRGAAAGVERVLGGGASIRRQLGRVGSTLTLEQFRVQQVLWGVGAFAATAGVGVLWSLRSASSPLAMLVLCVIAFAVGVVARDQMLGRSVRRRERRMVEEFPTVTDLLALSVAAGEGPVAALERCVAVSHGALADELRRVLAEIHTGTRISRALDDLSARTGVPSVARFAEALAVAIDRGTPLVDVLHAQAADVREASRHALIEDGARREVAMMVPVVFLILPVTVLFAFFPGLVVFHLTAP, encoded by the coding sequence ATGAGTATCACTGGAGTCGGCGCCGTACTCGGTCTCACGACCGCCGTCGGCATATGGATCGTGGTGGCGTACGTGCTGTCACGTCGACGTCCCGCGTTGGCCGATCGTGTTGACCCGTACCTGCGCGATCTCCCCGAGACTCCGCGGATGGCGTCGGAGCCCGAGCCGTCGACGTGGCCGACCTCGGTCGGCTGGGCGGTTTTCGGGCCGTCCATCCGCGGCGCCGCCGCCGGCGTTGAGCGCGTCCTCGGCGGTGGAGCCTCCATTCGCAGACAGCTCGGCAGAGTGGGCTCGACGCTCACACTCGAGCAGTTTCGAGTACAGCAGGTGCTCTGGGGTGTCGGCGCGTTCGCAGCGACCGCGGGCGTCGGTGTCCTGTGGTCGCTGAGGTCTGCCAGCTCGCCCCTGGCGATGTTGGTGCTGTGCGTGATTGCATTCGCGGTCGGCGTCGTTGCTCGTGACCAAATGCTCGGCCGGTCGGTGCGGCGACGTGAACGCCGCATGGTCGAGGAGTTTCCGACGGTGACGGACCTGCTTGCCCTATCGGTAGCCGCAGGTGAGGGCCCGGTCGCCGCACTCGAGCGCTGCGTCGCCGTCAGTCACGGTGCTCTCGCCGACGAGCTGCGCCGGGTGCTCGCCGAGATACACACCGGTACGCGAATCTCCCGTGCACTCGATGATCTGAGCGCACGTACCGGTGTGCCGAGCGTCGCTCGATTCGCCGAAGCGCTCGCGGTTGCGATCGATCGGGGCACTCCGCTCGTCGATGTACTCCATGCCCAGGCGGCAGACGTACGCGAGGCGAGCAGACATGCATTGATCGAGGACGGCGCTCGGCGTGAGGTCGCCATGATGGTGCCTGTTGTGTTTCTGATTCTGCCCGTGACAGTCCTTTTCGCGTTCTTCCCGGGACTCGTCGTCTTCCATCTCACGGCACCATGA
- a CDS encoding pilus assembly protein has translation MVMVILVPLVLGILQVGLVLHVRNTLTSAASEAARQAATVDGSPDAAELRAQNLIAGTVGAEYATAIEAVPSGVDGYPGVEVRIEAAVPALGLFGPNVHLSVEGHAVAEQPS, from the coding sequence ATGGTGATGGTGATCCTCGTACCGTTGGTTCTCGGCATCCTGCAGGTCGGACTCGTACTCCACGTTCGTAACACCCTCACCTCCGCGGCATCCGAGGCTGCGCGGCAGGCGGCGACCGTCGACGGGTCGCCCGACGCGGCCGAGTTGCGTGCACAGAACCTGATCGCAGGCACGGTCGGCGCCGAGTACGCGACGGCGATCGAGGCTGTGCCGTCCGGTGTCGACGGCTATCCGGGAGTCGAGGTGCGCATCGAAGCCGCAGTTCCTGCGCTGGGACTCTTCGGTCCGAACGTGCACCTCTCCGTCGAGGGGCACGCGGTCGCGGAGCAACCGTCGTGA
- a CDS encoding pilus assembly protein TadG-related protein: MTVRTDDGQVSVMIIGFFILVTLLIAVVVDTSAAYLRRTAMNNVADGAALAAADAVQGEQVYASGLGDEAPIDAAVAKSYVAGYLADSGTLADYPGIRWRVEQDGDRITVRVAAPLALPLRVAGWGDDVTVSGEASVLVRVS, encoded by the coding sequence GTGACGGTGCGTACTGACGACGGTCAGGTGTCGGTGATGATCATCGGGTTCTTCATCCTGGTGACGTTGCTGATCGCAGTGGTCGTCGACACCTCGGCTGCGTACCTTCGGCGCACGGCGATGAACAACGTCGCCGACGGTGCGGCACTCGCGGCCGCCGACGCCGTGCAAGGCGAGCAGGTGTACGCCTCGGGCCTCGGCGACGAGGCACCGATCGACGCAGCGGTCGCCAAGTCGTACGTCGCGGGTTACCTCGCCGACTCCGGGACGCTGGCCGACTACCCGGGTATCCGCTGGCGAGTCGAACAGGACGGCGACCGGATCACGGTGCGAGTCGCTGCTCCGCTCGCGCTTCCGTTACGGGTCGCAGGCTGGGGCGACGACGTGACGGTGTCAGGTGAAGCATCCGTGCTCGTACGAGTATCCTGA